The window ATTTTGGATAATTCCTCAGCTAACTTTGCTTTTGCGTCGTCTTGAACCATTGGAATTGCTTCAGAGATATTTGAGGCCACCTTAACATTCTTTCCAAGTCCTCTTTTAGCCTGCTTGTTAGTCTGTCAGTAccaacaaattttaaattagaattacTTAGAAAGTACAGAGGCAACAATGCAGTTAATTAATTCGAAATCATGTGAGATTTCTTGATAAACATTATATTCATTGACAATTCAGAACTTTTGCACGTAGGGTTAGAAACCGAAACATTCAAATAATACCTGAATCTGAGATGCATTAGTGCAGTTAACATTTGAATCCTCACAGGCGATGTTTCCTACATCTTTAAGCACTGCCCTTCTTTTATGCTGCAAGCCAACAGTAGCAATTGCAGATGCTTTGTTCTCATCTGATGCTGCTCTTTTGGAATTCGCTCGAAGACCACGCTTCTGATTTTCTTTAGTGAAAAGTATCGAGGAGGAGAGTTCCTCCCCGGATGCGCCAAATGCTTTAGCCCGTGCTCTTGTGATTCGGACATTAGGTTCTTCAACTTTGGCagcattttcattttccttatTCATATTTACCTGCCTTGTAGAAGACCAACAAATGAATTCAGTCCGAATCCTTGTTCATTGAACCTGCATTTTCAAATCAGTTGATGTCAACAAGTGGTACTGTGCAACTCAACACAAACAAGCCTAACAAATCAACCCGAGATAGTGTTCCACGCAAACTACGAAGGGATCCAAAAAGAGATGCCCTTTATGGTCATCTACGGAAATTCAATTCCCTTTGACACAACAGAAAGATAAATCTAATCATTtttcaattgaagaagaaaactttATGGTCTTTTACTCTGTTTTCCTTTGACATAACACACAACAACTTGCAATGTGAAAGCAAAACAGGGGATTAACATGAAGATATCTCAAAAGGGTTCCCATACAATAACCACCAAAACAATTTTCTAGCTTTGCTATTACACTtattattttgtaaactaaaaatttgagaaaatgggaagaaaaagaaaagcttttttttttcccctgatttctaactaatcagCCATTGGCTGTTTTTAATTAAGTTATGTgagaaaggtttttttttttttttttttttttgtcaggtCCAGAATGCGTGAAAGACAAATGCTTAGCAATCTTCTATTCCTCTGACACAttttcccagcaaccaaacagaaaattaaaacaaaaattactaCTTTACCAAAAAAGGAAGAGGCCGAAAACACCGCAAAACCCAGccccaaaaaccctaatttcttcaAAATTCCCACGTCCCATCCCCATCCGATCAtcaaaaaccacaaaacaaacaaaatcgcAAACGCATTTCATACAAAATGCACCAAATTTCTTACgttaaaaacgtaaaaaatcgaaggaaaaaaataaaagactcCAGCGCCAGATCCATGTAGCGAACCAGCGAGGCGTAAAACGACGTGGTTTCATAAGAATCTGGCAGTGGATAACAGAGCGACGAGGCTCGAACATGTAGAATGCATTAAAAATTCTCCCTTCACGCAGAGTGGGAGTGAAAAAAGAGTGTGGGAGCTGAGCTTACTCTGTTGGCGGAAGTTCCCGACGACGGCCACTGCCGGAAGAGCTCGGAGGAACAAGGAGGGGTCCGGAGGCTCAGCTTCGGACAAGGAATTGTGTAGAAGTGACagtggagagagagggagagagagagagagagttgatataaagggggggagggggtggggagCGTGAGCGGGATGGGGTTTATAGTTTGAACTTCCAAAATTCCAAACGGAAGCCAAAAAGCAAcaatattttatgattttattttatttttttattttgacttcttgctatttccttttTCACACGATATTGGCAATGACATTCATTGGATTTGTGTtatgaattttgggtttttttttaatatatggtATGTTTTGTTTATACGTTGTCAATCAGACTAATAAGGGTCTAGACATAAATATAAGACGGAGTATTTTTCACTTTAATTTTAGACATAAGCGTTCACGTGTAAGTGCAAAAAATTATTACCGAAATATTAACCTTATATTGATGAGTTTTATTAACAAAAATGTATACATAAGGTAAAGAGTTAACATGTTTACATTAGACATAAGAGTATTGAGTATCCAAACAAGTTATACTCTATTTAACGATAATAATCTTCCAAGCACCTCTTTTATAAATAAAACGAGTGTCACGATTCACGTTGCATTACAAGCATAAAGAACATTACCCAAAAGTTGTTTGTGAAGTCTTTTTTCTACTATGTTATGGTCTTTGTTTTTTATCTATGGATTTGTAATATTTAAATAAGGAGTATTAAAATATGATCTGAAATTAGTTAATGTATTTATTATGCTTTACTATATTGAATAACTTCGAACCAATTTGAATTGAGTGttcataaaataataaacatttATCCAAGTTATATTAAATAACATTGACCCTACTACATGCAACAATGCAAGGGCACGCTGACCTCTAAAAACGTGTCCTACGTGTGAAATTCAGATTCTTTTGGTTCTCTCAATCTGAGTTGACGGATCAAGtaattcaaaagttcaaaaaaataaaaaaaatttaaactgtAATTTATGTGAAATGAGTTAATGTAATAACTTATGAAGATCGTAAAACTTCAAATGTGAGATTCAGAGAGAATCTTGATTCTTATGTATGAAGAGGGTTGGAAAGGTCTCCATCACCTGTAAGGTAGTGTGTGCTACTATGCTAGGTGCCAAGATAAGGGGCAAAAGCCTGCCATCCCCAACTTCCAAGTCGGACTTTGAATTGAAGGAACCCTAGCTACCCTAGTGTATTTTTGGGGACCTCACATACCCTAAGTTGTTGGATTGGAATTCAATGGTTAGTATTCAAATGTTCAAatctccaaaaaaataaaataaaaggacgTCTAGTTTGAAATTTTGACTGTCGATGATTTATTACACCAAATTTTAGTTACCAATTaatattgaaatattttattttgcaataaataaatggaactttaacgaaatttttttgttactgTTCACTTTATCGAAAAACCGTATTTTTACACCTAAAAGTCAATtctagtactatttattttactgtttattttgtcattatggttaaaactcaaagttttcaaacatttttaattaattttcccATAAATAAATTCCATAACAAGTCAAATATATAATGAACGAAATATTGTTGcatcaaatctttttttttttttcgtcgcATAAGAGagtaatattataaaataaaacccTTCGCACAACTTATCcaattcccaggatgggtgatccactaaaaagttcttgtgtgagttcctagaaacaaaaccgtgagggtgtggtagggacccaaaacggacaatatcgtgctgctgtgctgtgagaataagcagctgtgaaataaagcagcagagtgtttggtaaacttttttgtaaaagtgcttttgaaaaaaaaagcagtattatagtgtttggtaaccttttatgtaaaacagatgtgaaaaaaagctagtttttcaaagctgggttttgcagcttcttgtttttggctttttttcacccaaaactgtgaaaaaaagctgaagctgaatgtttaccaaacacaaaaacagctcccagctttttttgatactagcttttttcaaaatcacatcagtaccaaaccaggccttagAAAGATCGCCAATAAAATATAGCCAAACAAACATTTGTATTGTCAATTCTATTAAAAAGCAATGGAAAAGTGAGGTTTCACAAAATGATTGATCTTAATCAAGACAAAATGGCACTGTCCAGACAGTTTATTGTTAGTTTCATTTGAGTAAATAATGGTGTTTTTtacgacaacaacaacaaaattttattctactaaatgggtcggctatatgaattcTAAAATACCACTATGTGTCACATTCAAAAATTTTATCCCATATCCCCTTGTGAAGGAGGAAGTCGACAAGAGTCAAATGAATTTCGTATGAAAATCTAAACATTCAATTTCCAGTTGGGTTCTCTTCAACATTGACAAATCAATCAATTAAAACTTAATTGGAAAAAGGTTTTATTGAGATAAGTCCAGCTTAGCACCGTGTTTGTATGAGGTCCGAATCAATCCAAATCAAATTGTTAATTTTACCAGAAAAAGGAAAGTGTTTGAGACGTTTTTGTAATTATTCCCACAAGTTCAGGTGGAAATGTCTCTAATTAATTGCTTAATTATGATAATTAAGCTCATTTATTTGTAAGGAAAAATGGGATTCAATTTATGTTAGTCTAGGTTATGTGTATGATTCTCCATTGAGCCATTTATGGAAACTAATTTATGccagttttctgtttttgtcattttatccttaatgattaataaaattaaagaaaataaggaaACGTTAAACATTCATGTTTCAAATTATAAAGGCAGAAAATATGAGAGTAATGCAATACATTGAAGAATAATATTAGATAGATGATAGCAGAAGAGGCTGATTAAAAATAGAGTAATattattcatatcatgtttttgtaccatatttttataccactttaggtggcatttgatgtggacagtcacatcatttgaattaatcagatttttaaatttaattcattatttaataaactaataataataaaaaaactagttaattaaatgatgattatggtaTATGAGgaatctttctcctttctttccttgagttttgcaaatttttcaaatgatgtgattgtCCACATCGGATGCTACCTAAGGTGGTacagaaatgtggtataaaaacatggtatgaatagtaTTACTCTTAAAAATATAGAGATAGAGCTACTTGTTCAAGCTTTATTggttaagttgtttttgtgtttatggCTTAAACCGTCCAGCCTTGTTGTGTCACTATGAAGAAAAACATTGTATCGATTTTGAAATTGTTAGTATATATATTCAATAAAAGTATTATTAATGGTTTTTTCGACACCGAGCTTTTATTGTAGCTCGTGCTACTGTATCAGCTGCTTGATTTTTGGTACCAACAATTAtgaattgtaaaaaaattattagtagttatttatttattttttaaatgataaaTTGATTTATTAATATTACAGACGAACTGATACATTAATATCAGAAGCTAAAATCAAATTTGCTCCCAATCATCCCACTTGTCCTTAAATTTTGAGCTGACACAGTCCATATATAATAACTCACCAGAAAATTTAGTGAAAATTTCCCCCAATCTAGTCACAAATTCCCCAAAATCTAATGAAAGATTTGACAAATCTAATTAAAAGTTACCAAATATGAGTACTGCAAGTCATACAGAATATACGAAAGTTCAAGATGGGAGGTAATATCTTATTGTCAACCCTCAACAGAATCGAACCAAACTGTACCGTAATTTCGGTTTGATAtttagttttaacaaaaaaatcgaACTGAATGAAATCGAACCACTCTTACgctaaaaaatcaaatattcggtgaaggtttatttatttatatttgaaaaagaaaaaataataattgtttgtCATAAAGCCAAACCAGCCCATTTGAAAGTTTGCTGATCTAAAAGCCTAAGTGGTCCCCTGTGGCCCTCTACGCTCTTCCACAAGGTGGGCCCAACAACTTTTCATACCGTGAAAGTCCAAATCCAAATCTATATCGGATAAATGTGCTTCAAAATCTccaataaaatttttatttttttattttttttttcaaaaatattaatttatttgagtgAAGAATGAATAATGAGACCAATACTGACTTCAAAAGGTGGCAATAATAACGAAGAATTTGGATCACACCGGACGCGCAAAAAGTGcaaataaaatataccaaaatgtTGCAACTTTACGCAACCTAAAGAAACCATGGGTCTCTGCTATCTTATCACCTAGAAAAAATAGGCATCACGTTATTACGTTCATGTGACAGTGTTGAATGATCatacaatttaattataaaatgacATGTGATGGAATCTAATGATTAATTTCTGTTAATTTTCTGCGGTTAATAGTGTTGACGAGACAAGTGGGTTCCAACAAAGTGAAGCATGAAAGTGTTAAAAAACATGGGACATAAATTAGGTAGGGAAAACTAACTTAAATCCTCGGAGATCTACGTTGTTACAACATACGAGATCACATGTAACCTTTATTGATTCTTCTAATAGCATAAATTTATATGTAATAGAACTCACATGGCATGTAACGGGGTGTATTCTCCTTTTTTCTCTATCTCTTATCTCTCGTGATAAGTCACGAAAGAAGTGAGAtatagagaaagaaaaatatgtaaatcCACCCCGGTCTCAGCAAGTTTTCTACTTACATGAATCGCCCTTGTTATTGGTTTGTTGTATCGTGTTGCAACGTACGAGTAAAAGTCAGCACAACAAAGAACTATCTGGTTCCTTTGGATAACTTCTAGGAAATTTGAAGACAAGATACTAACTCTTATCCCCTGTTTAACATCAAGTGGTCTACAGATGGTATTACAACAATTAACATACGGGAGAGATATACATATTAATCTGTTCTAAAGCATTTCGAAGTGATTACCGTGAGTTTAGGGAGGAAGCGTCATCATAATTCTCGATTTGCTATACGTATTTATATTCATCAATGTCACATGGAGCCATTGCTCGATCGATTACTTTTTCCACTGGGGAATCCTCTGAACAACAACCTGCAGCAATCCAAAATCCGAAAGATATCTGTTAGAAAAAGAATGTTTGAGTGCAGAATCGCCGTGCCATCCTATTCCAAGTCGATACAACTTAAGTTTGGTGTCTATATGACCTAATTTCTGAATCCAAGACACAAACAGTAACATTCTAAATCCTTAAGTTAATAGCATCACATTTCCCACCTTGTTTGGGAATAAACTTGATGCAGCAAAACTACATGATGTTGGACAAAGCATTACTGTTATCCGGGAGATTAAAACTCTGGTACACATAAGAATGTTGGTTTCTTCTACGCCAGCAAACATGAAAGGAAAAAGCACTACATGTAAAGAAAACTCCAAAACCAAATGGAAATGTAGGACCCGACCCAACTCCTTATACACGCTCCTCAATGAGGATTATACAAGTTGTGAATAAATTATGGATCTTTTAGTGCACCAATCACCACAATAACCAGTAAGATTACGATAGCGAGagatttgtaaataaaaaagaaagcagAGGAGTGACAAGTACCTTGCCAGAATTTTCCTTATTTCCCACTATAGTTTGACAAGCAAGTCTCCAAGATTCCGGTTTCTGCATGTTCAATCAATGTCAAAATAACCGGACATTTACTAAGTATGTACTTCAAATGGGAACTGAATACTGAAACAAAGTAATTCAAGCGATATGACGTTAAAGAACACATCGACATACTTTACATGTAAGCAATGAGGTTTGAGATTAGTAACCAGTGAGTATTGGAAAAAGTATAGtgtttttttatagagagagagagagagagagagagagagagagagagagagagagaggttacCTTCTTCAAATATTTGAGTTCAGTATTTGTTCTTTCATTCAAAAGATCCTTCCCATCAATAATCTGCACAAAAACCACAAATGCTTGAGTTCAGTACTTGCCATTCCATtactaaacaaagaaaattgacagCTTTCCTCCACCTTCAACCGAAGAAACTCGAAAAGACAGAAGAATGCGGATGTTGGAAAGTTCATACCTCAACTATAAAAGTCCCACAGCTTCCACCACCTCCACAGTTCATCAGTTTCCCCTATATTTTAAATTGCAACACCATTTCAAAACACATTCAATCACTTGTATTGTACTTTTCACAAATTTATCATTCTACCAATATGTTGTGAGAGAGTCAAACTACATTTACAATCCGCACGTAGTTTTGCAGATCTTTCACTTAAGAACCTTGTAGTTTCAGTTCTGGCAATTGAATTCCTGTAGTTTGCTTAAGAATTCAATTAATGATAATCCGCTAAATTAAGCATTCGAACTTGACGTTCTTGTCCCATGATAAACATGTGGAGAGCAAAATGAACCCTTTGGGGCTTAGTAAGTTCACCTCAAATCACCAAATTGTACTCAAATCCGACATGAAAATTCTTGATATAGTGTTCCAAAGCTGAAGTAACGAAACTGATATTTGGACCCACATTTGATGGCCAATTTGCTGACAACTTCTGTAATACAAGTGGGTCCCACAATAATGAATAAAGCCCACTTCTATTACAGAGGTGGTCAACAATGTGTTCAATTAATACGGTTCATAAGCACTCTTGACAAAAATGTTAATTtccattttataattaaaagatTGTCCATAATTGAATATTTAAGCAAACTATGAATTCTGTAATAGATCCGTAAAACTACGTGGACTGTAAATTTAATTTGGATATGTGAGGGTGTGACACGTGGAATTTTAATAGTGTGTTAAGTTAGGGAATGGATTTCTGCACTCTCGTTTTCTCTTTTTGCACTCCGTTATTTGTTCCatctcttaattttcttttgatttgacCATAAGAAAAAATACCCCCTTGATTTGTTCAAATTTCAATCCAACATATCGAAACTGAAAGGAAGTGCAACGAAATTAACAAGAAAGTGCAGAAATCACTTCCCGCTAGAGTTATGCGTTCTTATGTGACCATTTGGTGTTTTTTCTTTGAGTCGGGTGGTACTGATATTGGGCCACAATTAGAAAGGCCCAACACCAAAACGCACTGTAGAAAGGGCAACGACAAAAAACTAGTGCGCAGGATGCAGAGTGAAGTGATAGGAAACTCACATACGTGGCGTAGAGCTCGACCTTGTTATCCGACATGACATCCCTCAGCAGCTTCTCTCCACTTATCGCCTTCGCGCTCTCCACCGGATACGACCCGTCGTTTCCCGGCTTCGGCTAACCAACCAAGCCCAAAATCCCAAATAAATATGGAAAATAAAACGGCAAATAACTGTAATTTAATGGGATTAATGCGCGTACCCCGATGAATTCGAGCTCGATTTCGGGCTTTCCGGGCTGAGTCGGAGACGAATCCGCCGAAATACCGGCGAAACAGACCGAAACGCACTTCTTTCTAGCGAAAAACTCGTTGGGCTGTTGGTAATTTCGGGGGCCGGCGCCGGAGACTTGCGCTGGCCGGAACGACGCGGCGTTTGGGAAATGCAGGGAAATCATTGTGATGCAGCGCAGTCCAAACTCGCCTCCCTTAGCCTTTTCATATCGTTCGTTTTAAATTGgggaaaaatagttttcgaaaagtTTATCCGGGTTTACCACTTCCCCCATAGAGTTTCTTTTTTTTGCATTTACACCTGTGTAGttgcaattttattttcattttggtCCAATCCGTCTACTAGGTTAATTCTTCTGTCCATTTTTATCTTTATGCTTGATGGACGGACTAACGGTGGAAACAATCTAGGTTGGGCATTTAATAGTTTGttaattgattttcttcaattcatttaatttgACGTTTGAAAATTGAGAAGGGTACATGAAAAGTAAAAACTGGTGTGTGAATAATACTGTTGTTAGAAAAAGCTGAACTTTATCTGAGAATCCTGAAGCAAACGACCTTTACAATGTATATAAGGTCTTtagaaattgaaaaagaaaaaaaagttgtcCTTAGAAAGTATATGCACAGCTAAAGTTTTAGTACAAGAGAAATGACCATGAAGATAAAGAGTAGATAGCATGACCTGAAATTATGACTCGTTTACTTATTAGAAATGAGCTTATTCTACGATTTTGAGTGAACATGTCAGTATTTCAAAAAAGTATGAATAATAGTGTCTTACTTTCCAAAGAAGGAATGGGGTCTAGGGGATGGATATGGATTTAGCTACAAGCTCCATGTCGATTCGTTAGCTTTGCAATATGCATAAATTCAAAGAGGCTTTCGAAGAGTGTGAGGACATGATACGaaggggtttagttcctcagtATCTTACATTCCAAGGAATGAATGAAATGGCGCGGAAGCTTTGCAAAATGATGTCCTCTGTTCCTCATTCAACAAACTTGCCGGATAGATACGTCAGAGATTAAGACACATCTCGTGGAAGGAGAAAGTCTACAGTTCGCCTAAAAATCTTGTTTCAAGAGCAAACCAGTTGATGGAGGATATTAAGATAAAACTTCTTACAGGTTCGCTACCTGTACAAACTAAATTATGCAAGAATgatcacattgatttgtgatacctattttcagggactactttgatcgattttcaattttatggaccatcttgatgggGTGAGTCAATTTCATAGACCATTTGTGATTAAAACCCTTTTATTTTAGTAATTTGTGCTGGTCAGAGCATTGTCATCATTTGATACATTTGGTGTTTAGTGGATTTGTACAATTTGTAGTACTAGATGTTAGAAAAAGTCTCATGCTTGTGGAAGTTTCCGTCAATTTGGATGGATTTCACAGTGATTTTGCACTTATTTTGATCGTGCTACTCAATCATGCTTGAAGAGACCCTTGTATGGACAATTGGAtcggatatatgtatatatgaggACCAAATTCACAGACACGTCTGAAGAGATCCAATCTCACGTGGATTGTCAAGCGATTTGCCCTCAACCAACCCCAGGATCTACCCTTACCTAAGGAAAAAAGACGGACCTACATTACAACAGGAATGTCAATGTGACTGTATTTACCGTCACAATGTGTGACTGCTTAAAATACCTCATAATGGCATCACCAACTTATACATATTTCTAAAGTTTTTCATTGCCTCTCTCTTTGCTTAGTATTTGCTTTAAGCGAAACACATGATCTTTTCCATTCCGAGACAACTATTTGCTCATCACGGAAATTGGTGTTTGATATCACTGTCATATTAAGTTCCGTTAAATTTAACTTTTGAGATTAGATGGATGGAGTGGGATAAGTGAATTCGTTTTTGGTGCGTGgtagcaaagattcttgaactTTACGTCATGTTTAGTTTTTGTCCCTATATTAATTTCTCCCGTTCTCCAACTGAGCTCTGCGTTGCATGAATGGTCACTCCGTATAATATGCcttcttttttgtcaaatttaagGAGTTACTACTCAAAACACTGTATGGcttatttatagaattttgtaCTTATGATCAAAATCATTCATATTACTATTTAcaaatcatctttgcaaaaattcaattaaaactaagatcgtttagtcattctTAAGAAATTGAGATCATAAGTACGAAGTTCTGTGTATAAGTCACAAGATATTTAAGGAGAAGTTCCACGTTAATCCTTGAGGGACTAAATATTTCTCTTTGAAAAAATCAATCCCTCAACTTAACGGAAAGTTAACGGAGTTAACAAAAAGGATTATTAACGCAACAAATGACATAATTCGAAGATGATAGAAACTATTTGTAGAgttcaaaaatgaaaactaaacttGTGGTATAGATCAGGGCCTTTTGTTACAATTTAGCCTAAACTCTTTCCGCTAAATTAGTATTTGCAATGATAATATTCCTATTAGTACCTGTTTTCATTATAACGATAAAGAGAAACGCGTAATATAATAACTATTTTAaagtgtcaataataatttCTTACTTAATTTTTATAAAGACACAGTTGTATTTCTTCTTGACATGGCTTGTAAACGGCGTCTGTCATGTACATGATAGTCTATAGCAGTATCAAGGCCACAGTTGTATTTCTTCTCAACATAGCTTGTAAATGGCGTCTGTCATGTATACGATAGTATATAGCAGCAACAAGGCCAACGAGC of the Pyrus communis chromosome 1, drPyrComm1.1, whole genome shotgun sequence genome contains:
- the LOC137717341 gene encoding photosynthetic NDH subunit of subcomplex B 3, chloroplastic — translated: MISLHFPNAASFRPAQVSGAGPRNYQQPNEFFARKKCVSVCFAGISADSSPTQPGKPEIELEFIGPKPGNDGSYPVESAKAISGEKLLRDVMSDNKVELYATYGKLMNCGGGGSCGTFIVEIIDGKDLLNERTNTELKYLKKKPESWRLACQTIVGNKENSGKVVVQRIPQWKK